One Streptomyces sp. NBC_00223 genomic window carries:
- a CDS encoding ABC transporter ATP-binding protein, which translates to MRDSLRSYGALMGIGFRAAPWHATCQLLTGIVTAVSFPIGALGAKIIVDASRSGDLHGALIAALLLGATCAGALASVFYYVHCLFTVQERAGAVATRELMGLVGGTPGLAHHENPDYLDQVQRIREEQGQLSGMVNATAGLLRVGVTLAMTAVLLVGIDPWLLFLPLLALPSLWLGKVRRDLRRRADEATSESERLRRHLFELGTSPAYGAELRVFGLTDVLGKRHHAVASEVAERRNRADWRASGLAALDGGINALGYIGAITLVLLMVVRKEATAGDVVLVVGLAGQMSATVGTAVGYGTYFLQVITVGRRFTWLRRYAADERRATATARANAARPGGGGAPAEVPARLRDGIELRDVHFRYTGGGRTREVLRGVSLRLPPGSVVALVGDNGAGKSTLVKMLCGFYRPDSGAILVDGVDLAAFPPAAWRGRCAGAFQDYARLEFTVRENVGVGDLPMIDDRAAVGAALERGGAAGAVAALPDGQDTRLGTRWPNGVELSGGQWQKLALARGLMRDTPLLRVFDEPTAALDAHTEHALFEGFAAAAREARDSGGITVLVSHRFSTVSMADLIVVLDGGQVTETGTHRELVALGGTYAELYGLQSRGYR; encoded by the coding sequence GTGCGTGACTCCCTGCGGTCCTACGGCGCGCTCATGGGGATCGGCTTCCGCGCCGCACCCTGGCACGCGACCTGCCAACTCCTCACCGGCATCGTGACCGCGGTGTCGTTCCCGATCGGCGCGCTCGGTGCCAAGATCATCGTCGACGCGTCACGCTCCGGTGACCTGCACGGCGCCCTGATCGCCGCGCTGCTGCTCGGCGCCACCTGCGCCGGCGCGCTCGCCTCCGTCTTCTACTACGTGCACTGCCTGTTCACCGTGCAGGAGCGCGCCGGAGCCGTCGCCACCCGCGAACTCATGGGTCTCGTCGGCGGAACCCCCGGCCTCGCCCACCACGAGAACCCCGACTACCTCGACCAGGTCCAGCGCATCCGCGAGGAGCAGGGCCAGCTGTCCGGCATGGTGAACGCGACCGCGGGCCTGCTCCGGGTGGGCGTCACCCTCGCCATGACCGCCGTCCTGCTCGTCGGCATCGATCCCTGGCTGCTGTTCCTCCCCCTGCTCGCGCTGCCCTCGCTCTGGCTCGGCAAGGTCCGCCGCGACCTGCGCAGACGGGCGGACGAGGCGACGAGTGAGTCCGAGCGCCTGAGAAGACACCTGTTCGAGCTGGGAACCTCACCCGCCTACGGGGCGGAGCTGCGCGTCTTCGGCCTCACCGACGTGCTCGGGAAACGGCACCACGCGGTCGCCTCGGAGGTCGCCGAGCGGCGCAACCGGGCCGACTGGCGGGCCTCGGGACTCGCCGCGCTCGACGGCGGCATCAACGCGCTCGGCTACATCGGCGCGATCACGCTCGTGCTGCTGATGGTCGTCCGCAAGGAGGCGACCGCGGGGGACGTCGTACTCGTCGTCGGCCTCGCCGGACAGATGAGCGCCACCGTGGGCACCGCCGTCGGCTACGGCACGTACTTCCTCCAAGTCATCACCGTCGGACGCCGGTTCACCTGGCTGCGCCGGTACGCCGCCGACGAGCGGCGGGCGACCGCGACCGCACGGGCGAACGCCGCCCGGCCCGGCGGCGGGGGAGCGCCGGCCGAGGTGCCCGCGCGGCTGCGCGACGGCATCGAACTGCGTGACGTGCACTTCCGCTACACCGGCGGCGGCCGGACCCGCGAGGTGCTGCGCGGTGTGAGCCTGCGCCTGCCCCCCGGCTCCGTGGTCGCCCTCGTCGGTGACAACGGCGCCGGGAAGTCGACGCTGGTCAAGATGTTGTGCGGGTTCTACCGGCCCGACTCTGGGGCGATCCTGGTCGACGGGGTCGACCTGGCCGCGTTTCCCCCGGCGGCCTGGCGCGGCCGGTGCGCGGGCGCGTTCCAGGACTACGCCCGGCTGGAGTTCACCGTGCGGGAGAACGTCGGCGTGGGCGATCTGCCCATGATCGACGACCGCGCCGCCGTGGGCGCGGCACTCGAGCGCGGCGGCGCGGCCGGCGCGGTCGCCGCCCTTCCCGACGGACAGGACACCCGGCTCGGCACGCGGTGGCCGAACGGCGTGGAGCTGTCCGGAGGACAGTGGCAGAAGCTCGCGCTCGCCCGCGGTCTCATGCGCGACACGCCCCTGCTCCGCGTGTTCGACGAACCCACCGCGGCACTCGACGCGCACACCGAGCACGCCCTGTTCGAAGGGTTCGCGGCCGCCGCCCGCGAGGCACGCGACTCGGGCGGCATCACCGTTCTGGTGTCCCACCGGTTCTCCACCGTCAGCATGGCCGACCTGATCGTCGTCCTCGACGGCGGACAGGTCACCGAGACCGGCACCCACCGCGAGCTCGTGGCACTGGGGGGAACCTACGCCGAGCTGTATGGACTCCAGTCCAGGGGCTACCGGTGA
- a CDS encoding ABC transporter ATP-binding protein, translating into MRIPPALAGTVALVRLLPRISRVRTAWGLAGLVIVSTLPTAVAVATGLLIGAVPDALRDGLSSPAGGHLFTLLGFTGALVVLQQSVPPLVSTLADTLGRDTDRFLQQEALAAVGRPDRVDHLSDPDVLAALRVVRGLGVSDSGRPGQAVSALAYVLPAWLRALMGAAVLLTFHWWLGLLWLIAWPLAVHFMQREYFRVGELAFGQSKALQEAEYLRDLAVTSGPAKELRLWGMLDWLTSRFESTWRAAMEPVWRKRRPRARLIAATTGMLGAVNLLSYGMLAWAAAHHHLGLAAIAVYTQALALANNYTAFDDQNAQLAFASAAVPHVLALGERTSDSPRSAAGPAPEAGGTTDALPAEAIRYRAVALRYPGTERNALRRVDLTIPVGRSLAIVGDNGAGKSSLVKLLCGLHAPTAGRIEVDGRDLGDLDPPAWRRRISVLFQDFARYHLSVADNITLGAPHRADDRELMRTAAERAGILPLIESFPHGWDTVLSPEYTGGTDLSGGQWQRIALARALFAVQAGAQVLVLDEPTAALDIRAEAEIYDRFLELTAGLTTVLISHRFSTVRRVDRIVVLDHGEVVEEGSHDELMLLGGRYARMFSIQAERFADGGGLDGTPLTVPDAVDATDAVDATDAMNTVDAISTADARNTADARNTADARNTADAMNTVDSMDAEARRA; encoded by the coding sequence TTGCGCATCCCACCCGCACTCGCCGGAACGGTCGCCCTGGTGCGGTTGCTTCCGCGGATCAGCCGAGTCAGGACCGCCTGGGGCCTGGCCGGTCTGGTGATCGTCTCGACCCTTCCCACCGCCGTCGCGGTGGCGACCGGCCTGCTCATCGGGGCGGTGCCGGATGCGCTGCGGGACGGACTGTCCTCGCCCGCAGGCGGGCACCTGTTCACCCTGCTCGGCTTCACCGGCGCGCTCGTGGTGCTCCAGCAGAGCGTGCCCCCGCTGGTCAGCACCCTGGCGGACACTCTCGGCCGCGACACCGACCGCTTCCTCCAGCAGGAGGCGCTGGCGGCCGTCGGCCGTCCGGACCGGGTGGACCATCTCTCGGACCCCGACGTACTCGCGGCCCTGCGGGTCGTGCGCGGGCTCGGCGTCTCCGACAGCGGACGGCCCGGCCAGGCCGTCTCCGCCCTCGCCTATGTGCTGCCCGCGTGGCTGCGGGCGCTCATGGGCGCCGCCGTCCTGCTCACCTTCCACTGGTGGCTCGGCCTGTTGTGGCTCATCGCCTGGCCGCTCGCGGTGCACTTCATGCAGCGCGAGTACTTCCGGGTCGGTGAGCTCGCGTTCGGCCAGAGCAAGGCGCTTCAGGAGGCCGAATACCTCCGCGACCTCGCGGTCACCTCAGGACCCGCGAAGGAGCTGCGGCTCTGGGGCATGCTCGACTGGCTGACGTCCCGGTTCGAGAGCACCTGGCGGGCCGCCATGGAACCGGTGTGGCGCAAACGCCGGCCGCGCGCACGGCTCATCGCCGCCACCACCGGCATGCTCGGCGCCGTCAACCTGCTCTCGTACGGGATGCTCGCGTGGGCCGCCGCACACCATCACCTCGGCCTGGCGGCCATCGCCGTCTACACCCAGGCCCTCGCGCTCGCCAACAACTACACCGCCTTCGACGACCAGAACGCCCAGCTCGCGTTCGCGTCAGCCGCGGTCCCCCATGTCCTGGCGCTCGGCGAGCGCACCTCGGACAGCCCGCGGTCGGCAGCCGGACCGGCGCCCGAGGCGGGGGGAACGACGGACGCCCTGCCCGCCGAGGCCATCCGCTACCGCGCGGTCGCCCTGCGGTATCCGGGCACCGAACGGAACGCCCTGCGACGCGTCGACCTCACCATCCCCGTCGGCCGGTCGCTGGCGATCGTCGGCGACAACGGCGCCGGCAAGAGTTCCCTCGTGAAGCTGCTGTGCGGGCTGCACGCCCCGACCGCCGGCCGGATCGAGGTGGACGGCCGGGACCTGGGCGACCTGGACCCGCCGGCCTGGCGCCGCCGGATCAGCGTGCTGTTCCAGGACTTCGCCCGGTACCACCTCAGCGTCGCGGACAACATCACGCTCGGCGCGCCCCACCGCGCCGACGACCGGGAGCTGATGCGGACGGCCGCCGAACGCGCCGGGATCCTCCCGCTCATCGAGTCGTTCCCCCACGGCTGGGACACCGTGCTGTCCCCCGAGTACACCGGCGGCACCGACCTGTCCGGCGGACAGTGGCAGCGCATCGCCCTTGCCCGCGCCCTGTTCGCGGTCCAGGCGGGGGCCCAGGTCCTCGTACTGGACGAACCGACCGCCGCCCTGGACATCCGGGCCGAGGCCGAGATCTACGACCGCTTCCTCGAACTCACCGCCGGTCTGACCACCGTGCTGATCTCGCACCGGTTCTCCACCGTGCGCCGGGTGGACCGGATCGTGGTGCTGGACCACGGTGAGGTCGTCGAAGAGGGAAGCCATGACGAACTCATGCTGCTCGGCGGCAGGTACGCCCGGATGTTCAGCATCCAGGCGGAACGGTTCGCCGACGGCGGCGGACTCGACGGCACCCCGTTGACGGTGCCGGACGCCGTGGACGCGACGGACGCCGTGGACGCGACGGACGCGATGAACACCGTGGACGCGATAAGCACGGCGGACGCGAGGAACACGGCGGACGCGAGGAACACGGCGGACGCGAGGAACACGGCGGACGCGATGAACACCGTGGACTCGATGGACGCGGAGGCCCGACGTGCGTGA
- a CDS encoding ABC transporter substrate-binding protein, whose product MSTPPSPPEAARTDGPSVRIGALVPLTRPGWVEAGRHLLAGLELAVGEVNDAGGIGGRPLELVVRDTAADPRRAAAAVDELARLGVAAVAGEYHSVVARAAAARADALGLPFLCSSVVLDALTEQPTEWVARLAPAQSRGWRIYADFLVGAGHSRIAVAAEPSVYWASGARVLRDHLAPRGGTVIELDTRALTPTALCDELVDNRATALLLLVGNPEPAVPIVKSVRRDPRLAEITIGAPAGQPEFAEWVTLLGDDGAAIPFLRYLPEHLGPLGARVGTALRERLAEAPSFVAFEGYDAVAVLADVLRSHGTDRARIAESWPRVAVEGTRGQIRFSRTPGISVWQWAWPPIQVVDRDPAEPDRFRILHTG is encoded by the coding sequence ATGAGTACGCCACCATCGCCGCCTGAAGCGGCGCGGACTGACGGACCGTCCGTCCGGATCGGCGCTCTCGTTCCGCTGACTCGGCCCGGCTGGGTCGAGGCGGGCCGGCACTTGCTCGCCGGACTCGAACTGGCCGTCGGCGAAGTCAACGACGCCGGCGGGATCGGCGGAAGACCGTTGGAGCTGGTGGTCCGGGACACCGCGGCTGATCCGCGGAGGGCCGCGGCGGCCGTGGACGAATTGGCCCGCCTGGGCGTGGCCGCCGTGGCGGGGGAGTACCACAGTGTCGTCGCTCGCGCCGCTGCCGCCAGGGCCGATGCCCTCGGCCTGCCGTTCCTCTGCTCGTCGGTGGTGCTCGACGCGCTCACCGAACAGCCGACGGAATGGGTCGCGCGCCTCGCCCCGGCGCAGTCCCGCGGCTGGCGGATCTACGCGGACTTCCTCGTCGGCGCGGGCCACAGCCGTATCGCCGTAGCAGCCGAGCCGAGTGTCTACTGGGCGTCCGGGGCCCGCGTTCTACGGGACCACCTCGCTCCACGCGGCGGCACCGTCATCGAACTCGACACGCGCGCGCTCACCCCCACGGCCTTGTGCGACGAACTCGTCGACAACCGTGCGACAGCCCTCCTTCTTCTGGTCGGCAACCCGGAGCCGGCCGTGCCGATCGTCAAGTCCGTCCGCCGCGACCCGCGCCTCGCCGAGATCACGATCGGTGCTCCGGCCGGGCAACCGGAGTTCGCCGAATGGGTGACGCTGCTGGGCGACGACGGCGCCGCGATCCCGTTCCTGCGCTACCTGCCCGAGCACCTCGGCCCACTCGGGGCACGAGTCGGGACGGCCCTGCGCGAGCGGCTGGCCGAAGCGCCCTCCTTCGTGGCCTTCGAGGGCTACGACGCGGTCGCCGTCCTCGCCGATGTGCTGCGTTCTCACGGCACCGACCGGGCGCGCATCGCCGAATCCTGGCCGCGCGTCGCAGTCGAAGGCACCCGCGGGCAGATCCGGTTCTCCCGCACGCCGGGCATCAGCGTGTGGCAATGGGCGTGGCCGCCGATCCAGGTCGTCGACCGGGATCCGGCGGAACCCGACCGCTTCCGGATCCTCCACACCGGCTGA
- a CDS encoding nickel/cobalt transporter: MTVPTGAPIRRLHRAALLLAAVPTLLWAACVPAAAHPLGNFTVNRYDGLTLHPDRVDDLAVVDTAEIPTLQAMPAMDTDHDGTLSPAEAAAEARRACSALAEHVRATASAAQGDPARRTLAFRLTTGSYRLVRGQAGLDTGRLECRLTAPAGLGGGDRVRFTSGVDDSRIGWHEITARGDGVRIGTSDVPARSVSHELHAYPADLLSSPLDRRAADIALGAGGGAATAAGTPGAGWAADWYAALDRHLGALTDQRRLTLPVGLLAVLMSLVLGAGHAALPGHGKTIMAAYLAGRHGRPRDAVTVAGTVTLTHTASVLALGVALSVSSALVGEDVLAWLGTVSGLVITAAGLWLLPAALRAFRTAEPAPEHGHSAHHHEHHDRDHDHDHGPAPHVHDRPHRSAAVAVSATATAVLDDEAPASGRGHEHGHGHEHGRGHGAEHEHGHSHGHGHEHRHEHGHEHSHGHGWLGQHRHSHGPRRGRGGLVGIGIAGGLVPSPSALVVLLGSIALGRTGFGVLLVVCYGLGMAATLAAAGLVLLKLRDRLPALEGGRWHALAGWGTRLTPLGTALLILAVGIGTALRAVPM, from the coding sequence ATGACCGTCCCCACGGGAGCCCCGATCCGCCGACTCCACCGCGCCGCCCTGCTGCTGGCCGCCGTCCCCACGCTGCTGTGGGCGGCGTGCGTCCCGGCGGCCGCCCACCCGCTCGGCAACTTCACCGTCAACCGCTATGACGGCCTCACCCTGCACCCGGACCGGGTCGACGACCTCGCGGTCGTCGACACCGCCGAGATCCCCACCCTCCAGGCCATGCCCGCCATGGACACCGACCACGACGGCACCCTCAGCCCGGCGGAAGCCGCCGCCGAGGCCCGGCGCGCCTGCTCGGCCCTGGCCGAACACGTCCGCGCCACCGCCTCGGCGGCGCAGGGGGACCCCGCGCGGCGGACACTCGCGTTCCGCCTCACGACCGGTTCCTATCGCCTCGTACGCGGCCAGGCCGGGCTGGACACCGGGCGGCTGGAGTGCCGGCTGACCGCCCCCGCCGGCCTCGGCGGCGGCGACCGCGTGCGGTTCACCTCCGGTGTCGACGACTCCCGTATCGGCTGGCACGAGATCACCGCACGCGGCGACGGCGTCCGGATCGGTACCTCGGACGTACCCGCGCGATCCGTGTCGCACGAACTGCACGCCTATCCCGCGGACCTGCTGTCCAGCCCGCTCGACAGGCGTGCCGCCGACATCGCGCTGGGCGCCGGCGGCGGCGCCGCCACCGCCGCGGGCACACCGGGCGCCGGGTGGGCGGCGGACTGGTACGCGGCACTCGACCGGCACCTCGGCGCCCTGACGGACCAACGCAGGCTCACCCTGCCCGTGGGCCTGCTCGCGGTCCTCATGTCGCTGGTGCTCGGGGCCGGCCACGCCGCGCTTCCCGGCCACGGCAAGACCATCATGGCCGCCTACCTGGCCGGCCGTCACGGCCGCCCGCGTGACGCGGTCACCGTCGCCGGCACGGTCACGCTCACCCACACCGCCTCGGTACTCGCCCTCGGGGTCGCGCTCAGTGTCTCCTCGGCGCTGGTCGGCGAGGACGTCCTGGCCTGGCTGGGTACGGTCAGCGGTCTCGTCATCACCGCGGCCGGGCTGTGGCTGCTGCCGGCCGCGCTGCGCGCCTTCCGTACGGCGGAACCGGCGCCGGAGCACGGGCACTCCGCTCACCACCACGAGCACCACGACCGCGATCACGATCATGATCACGGCCCGGCGCCGCACGTCCACGACCGGCCGCACCGGTCCGCGGCGGTAGCGGTGTCGGCGACGGCGACGGCGGTCCTGGACGACGAGGCGCCGGCGAGCGGGCGCGGGCATGAGCACGGGCATGGGCATGAACACGGGCGCGGGCATGGGGCTGAGCACGAACACGGGCACAGCCATGGGCATGGGCACGAGCACCGGCACGAGCACGGACATGAGCACAGCCACGGGCACGGGTGGCTCGGGCAGCACCGTCACAGCCACGGCCCCCGTCGGGGGAGGGGCGGGCTGGTCGGCATCGGTATCGCGGGGGGCCTGGTTCCCAGCCCGTCCGCCCTCGTGGTGCTGCTCGGCTCCATCGCGCTGGGCCGCACCGGCTTCGGTGTGCTGCTCGTCGTCTGCTACGGCCTCGGCATGGCCGCCACGCTCGCCGCCGCGGGACTCGTCCTGCTCAAGCTCCGCGACCGGCTTCCGGCACTCGAAGGGGGCCGCTGGCACGCACTGGCCGGCTGGGGCACGAGGCTCACCCCACTGGGCACCGCGCTGCTCATCCTGGCCGTCGGAATCGGCACCGCACTGCGGGCCGTGCCGATGTGA